The genomic region CCGGACTTCGTCTATTCCGGCCGCGTCGAGATGGTGGTGTGGTCGATTCCGGCGCTCACCGTGATCCTGCTCGGCGGCGTCGCGTGGATCGGCTCGCACCAGCTCGATCCCGCAGCGCCCGTGCCCGGCACCGGCAGCCCGGTGCGGATCCAGGCCGTCTCGCTCGACTGGAAGTGGCTCTTCATCTATCCGGACCAGCGCATCGCCACCGTCAACACGCTGACGGTGCCGACTGGCGCCGAGCTGAATTTCCAGCTGACATCGTCGAGCGTGATGAACACGTTCTTCATCCCGCAGCTCGGTAGCATGATCTACACCATGAACGGCATGGTGACGAAGCTGAACCTGCGCGCCGACAACGAGGGCAAGCTTCAGGGCCTGTCCGCGCATTTCTCCGGCGACGGTTTCCCGGACATGATGTTCGACGTCAACGTGATCTCGCCGCTCGCCTTTCCGGACTGGGTGGCGAATACGGCGAAGACGGATGCGGTGCTGAACGAGGACAGCTACAAGGAGCTGATGCAGCAGGGTGTCGAGCGGGGCCGGCCGACCTACCGTCTCGAAGATCCGCGCCTGTTCGACCTGATCGCGACACAGCACATCCCGCCCGGGCCCGGGCCGGAGCTCGCGTCCGAAGCAGGCCGGTCGCACAGTGGAGGCCACGATGCTCGGTAAGCTCGATTGGTCGGCGATCCCGTTCGACCAGCCGATTCCGCTCGTCGCCGGCGCGGTGGTGCTGGTCGCAATCCTCGGCATGCTGGCCTGGGTCGTCGTGAAGGGACATCTGCCCTATCTTTGGCGCGAATGGATCACCAGCGTCGATCACAAGCGCATCGGCGTCATGTACATCCTGCTCGCCTCCGTGATGCTGCTGCGCGGCGGCAGCGACGCCATCATGATGCGGATCCAGCAGGCGGTGGCCTATCAGTCGCAGGGCTATCTGCCGCCGGAGCATTACAACCAGATCTTCTCCGCGCACGGCACCATCATGATCTTCTTCGTGGCGATGCCGTTCGTGATCGGGCTGATGAACCTCGTCGTGCCGCTCCAGCTCGGCGTGCGCGACGTGGCCTTCCCGACGCTCAATTCGGTCGGCTTCTGGCTGACCGCGACCGGCGCGCTATTGGTCAACGTTTCCCTCGTGGTCGGCGAATTCGCGCGCACCGGTTGGCTCGCCTTTCCGCCGCTGTCGGAATTGTCCTATTCGCCCGGCGTCGGCGTCGACTATTACGCCTGGTCGCTGCAGATCTCCGGAGTCGGCACGCTGGTCGCCGGGATCAATCTCGTCACGACGGTGCTGAAGCTGCGCACCAAGGGCATGAACTATCTGCGCATGCCGATGTTCTGCTGGACCACGCTGGCCTCGAACCTGCTGATCGTCGCCGCGTTTCCGATCCTCACGGCCACACTCGCGATGCTGCTGCTCGACCGCTATCTCGGCTTCCACTTCTTCACCAACGAGGCCGGCGGCAACGTCATGATGTTCATGAACCTGATCTGGGCCTGGGGCCATCCCGAGGTCTACATTTTGGTGCTGCCGGCCTTTGGCATCTTCTCCGAGGTGGTCTCGACCTTCTCCGGCAAGGCGCTGTTCGGCTACCGCTCCATGGTGCTTGCGACCATGGCGATCTGCGTCATCTCCTTCATGGTCTGGCTGCACCATTTCTTCACGATGGGGGCGGGGCCGAACGTCAACGCCATCTTCGGCATCGCCAGCATGATCATCGCGATCCCCACGGGCGTGAAGATCTACAATTGGTTGTTCACGATGTATGGCGGCCGCATCCGCTTTGCGACGCCGATGTTGTGGTCGGTCGGCTTCATGGTCACCTTCATCATCGGCGGATTGACGGGCGTCCTCGTCGCGGTGCCGCCAGCGGACTTCATGCTCCACAACAGCATGTTCCTGGTCGCGCACTTCCACAACGTCATCATCGGCGGCGTGCTGTTCGGCGCGTTCGCCGGCTTCGAATACTGGTTTCCGAAGGCGTTCGGCTTCCGCCTCGACGAACGCTGGGGCAAGGCGGCGTTCTGGTTCACCTTCACGGGCTTCTACGTCACCTTCATGCCGCTCTACATTGTCGGCATGCTCGGCATGACCCGGCGCATGCAGCACTATGACGTCGCGGCCTGGCGGCCCTGGATGATCATCGCTGCATTCGGCATGGCCGTGCTGACCATCGGCGTGATCTGCCAGATCGTGCAGCTCGTGGTCAGCATCCGCAATCGCGAGGCGTTGCGCGACCGCACCGGCGACCCCTGGGACGGGCGCTCGCTGGAATGGGCAACCTCGTCGCCGCCGCCGGTGTTCAATTTCGCCTTCAACCCCGATGTGCGAGGGGAGGACGCCTATTGGGAGATGAAGGCGCACGCCCGGCAGCAATCGTTCGAGCATGAAGCGCCCGAATATCAGGACATCGAGATGCCGCGCAATTCTCCCACCGGCTTCGTCTGCGCCTTCTTCGCCACCATCATGGGCTTCGCGCTGATATGGCACATCTGGTGGATGGTGATCCTGGGCGGTCTTGGCGCCTTCGCGACCTTCGTCGTGTTTGCCTGGCGCGACCATGACGAATACGTCATCCCGGCCGAGGAGGTCGCAGCAATCGACCGCGTCAATATCGAGGAACGGCGCAGCCTCGTCAGCATGGCGGGAGCGGTCTGATGGCGATGACCGCGACCGCAGGCCACGCGCATGCCGATCCCCATCACATCGGCGTCGTCATCGAGCATCCCGGCCCCGCGCCGAAGCGGATCGTGACCGCCTATGGCTTCTGGATCTTTCTGCTCTCCGATATCGTGATGTTTTCCTGCTTCTTCGCAGCCTATGCGGTGCTATCCGGCCAGACCGCCGGCGGCCCCAAGGGCGCGGAGATCTTCGAGCAGAGGAACGTCGCGATCGAGACGGTCTGCCTGCTGCTCTCGAGCTTCACCTGCGGCATGGCCAGCATCGCCGCCGACGTGCGCAACCGGTTCTGGTTCTATCTCGGCATGAGCGTGACCTGCGTGCTCGGTCTCATCTTCCTGGTGATCGAGTTCCGCGAATTCGCCGACCTTGTCGCCCGGGGCTACGGCCCGTCGCGCAGTGCGTTCCTGACCGCGTTCTTCTCGCTGGTCGGATGCCACGGCCTGCACGTCTCCGCCGGCGTGCTGTGGCTCCTCACCATGATGGCCCAGGTGTTCGCAAAAGGTTTTCGCGCCGACGTGCTGCGGCGGATGATGTGCTTTGCGCTGTTCTGGCACGCACTCGACATTATCTGGGTCGGGGTGTTCTCCGTCGTCTACCTGCTTGGGGGTGCCCCATGAGCGATCAGACGCATATTCCGGCCGGGCACGACCTCGCACCGGGCGAGGAAGAGCAGCATAGCGTCGGTGAGCGGATCCTGGGTTATGTCGTCGGTCTTGTTCTGGCGCTGTTGCTCACGGCGACGTCGTTCTTCATCGCCGGCACCGATCTGGTCTGGCAGCCTTCGATTCCCGTCGCGCTGATCGTGCTTGCGATCGCACAGATGGGCGTGCACCTCGTATTCTTCCTGCACATCACCACCGGCCCCGACAACACCAACAACGTGCTGGCGCTCGCCTTCGGGCTGCTGGTGGTGTTCCTGGTGGTGGGCGGGACGGTCTGGATCATGGCGCATCTCAACGCCAACATGCCGCCGATGGACCAGATCATGATGCGGCAGTAGCGCGCACCGCAGAGAGTAAGTCGTAAGCTTGATGCTTTGATCTCGCCGCATCGTCATGGCCGGGCTTGACCCGGCCATCCACGCCCTGCTCCACGCACGAAGCACGTGGATGCCCGGGGCAAGCCAGGGCAAGCCCCGGGCATGACGGGCTCGGTTTGAAGCGCCGCACAAAAGAAAGAGCCGCTTGTTTGTGACAAGCGGCCCAAGTCTAGGGAGGAAACGCCCAAGCAAAGACAATCGGCCGAAGCCGGATTGCTGCCAAGGAAACGCTCGCGCAAGGCTCTTGCGTAGGATTACAAATGCAGCAACCGCCGATGAAGTTCAATTCCGGATCAATACGGTCTCGGACTACCACTCACGGATGTGTGACGGGGGTTCTTCACTTTGGCCGCCGGCAATTGTAGGCCTTGCGAAAGCCGGCCGCCTGGGCGTCGTCCTCCGAGCAGAACCAGCGATCCGGTTTCGTGGTTGCGGGATAGCTCGGGCATCCGCGCAGATGATAGATGCCGATATTGCCGGTGACGCGGGCGCGCACGGCGAGCTTACCCTTGATGCTGCAGCTGGGCGGCATGGTCAGCTCCTCCGGAAACAGCACGGCGCGGATCTCCTTGTCGCGGTCGGGCCGGCAGGCGGCCCCCAGCAGTGCACCGTCCTTCTTGCCGCTGCGGAAATCTTGCGGCGCAACAAAGCAGCCCTTCCAGATCCCGGCTGCCGCCGTCTTGGCCTCGTTGGCCGCCGGCTTGACGTTGGCCTTGATCGGCTCGCGGGCGAGGGCAAAGCCGAGCTTGATCAGCTGCTCGTTCAGGCTGGTCTTGTCGCCCTCGGCCGTGCAGATGGCGCGGTGGCGCTTGCCGAAGCTCTTCTCGGGGCCGACATCGTCACAGCGCACCGTCCGCTTGTTGATCAGCTTCGCCAGCTGGTCGCGGGCCTCGATACCACAGGTCCAGGTATCAGCGTGATCGTCGATGCAGACCTGATCCAGCTCCGGCGCGTCGACGCCGTCGAGCCGGTAGGTGACGTCGCCGAGCTGGACCGAGTTGCCGTCACGAGCCGTCGCGGCGCCGGTCAGCGCGGAAACCGGTCCGGACGAGGCCAGAAATCCGGCCAAGGCGAGAAACGAAACGAGCGCAAAAGCGCGGGTGGCTGCAAAGAATTTCTGGAAGGACATACGGTCTCGCTGTCGATGGCTCGTGCGCCCCGTTCCTAGCATCCGGATGTCGCGAGACCAATGGTCTGCGCCTTGCGAAGTGCGACATTCCCGCCCCGCGGCTTTACTCCGCCGTCGCTCTGCCCCTATCGTTCGCCGGCCTCGCGACGCGCGAAAGGCCGAATCGCCCGGTAAGCGGCGAGGGGGAGGACAAGGTTGCGATGAAAGACCCCGTGGATGTCCTGATCATCGGCGCCGGCGCTTCGGGCGCGGCGGTGGCGTGGTCGCTGGCCGAGACCAAGATGCACATCCTCTGCCTGGAGCAGGGCGGCTGGATGAACCCGGCGGAATATCCCAGCACGGGCCGCGACTGGGAGGCCAAGTTCTACGGCGAATGGTCGTCGAGCCCGAATGTCCGCGGCCGGCCCGAGGACTATCCGATCAACGACGACAACTCTCCCATCAAGGTCGTGAACTACAACGCGGTCGGCGGCTCGACCGTAATGTACACCGCGCACTGGCCGCGGCTGCATCCTTCCGATTTCAAGGTGAAGACGCTGGACGGCGTCGCCGACGACTGGCCGATCGACTACGACGCACTGACCCCGTTCTTCGAAGAGAACGACCGCATGATGGGCACGTCGGGCTTGTCAGGCGATCCGCTCTCGCCGCTGACGCATCCGCCCATGCCGCAGCAGCCGATGGGCTTGTCCGGTGCCATCATCGCCAAGGCCATGAACAAGCTCGGCTGGCACTGGTGGCCGTCGGACACCACGGTCGCGACGATGGACTACGAGGGCCGGGCGCGCTGCATCAATCTCGGCCATTGCACCCCGGCCTGCGCGCAAGGCGCAAAATCCTCGACCGACATCACCTATTGGCCGCAGGCGATCCGCGCCGGCGTCGAGTTGCGCACCCATTGCCGGGTGCGCGAGATCACCACCGACGAGAACGGCATGGCCTCGGGCGTGGTCTATTATGACAAGGACGGCGTCGAGCAGTTCCAGCCCGCGCATGTCGTCGTCATCGCCTGCAACGGCGTCGGCACGCCGCGGCTGTTGCTCAACTCGGCATCGGGCCGCTTCCCCAACGGGCTTGCCAATTCGTCGGGTCTCGTCGGCAAGAACCTGATGTTCCACCCCTATGCGCAGATCTATGGCTATGTGAAGGAGCCGACCGACTCTAATCGCGCGCCGCCGACCTGCCTGTGGAGCAAGCAATGGTATGACACGGACCTGTCGCGCGGTTTCGTGCGCGGTTACGGCGTTCAGTTCGTGCGCGGGGCCGGGCCGGTGTTCGAAGCGGTCGTGAGCGAGCAGAAGGGCATTCTGCCCTGGGGCGAGGATCATCACCGCGTCTTCCGCAAGCTCAACGGCCACCGGCTCGGTTTCTCCGCAATCTGCGAGGATCTGCCCGAGGAGCACAATCGCGTCACGCTCGATCCGGTGCTGAAGGACAGCCACGGCATTCCCGCGCCGAGGGTCGACTACACGATCAGCGAGAACAGCCGGAAGATGATGGAGCATGCGCTGGCGCGCGGCCGGGAGTTTCTCGAGACGGCGGGCGCGACCGACATCTGCGTCAACTCGCCGATCCCCTGGGGCGGCTGGCACCTGCTCGGCACCGCGCGCATGGGTACCGACCCCGAGCGCTCCGTCGTCAACGAATGGGGCCGCTCGCACGACGTGAAGAATCTCTTTATCGTCGACGGCAGCATCTTCGTCACCTCGGGCGGCGTGAACCCGACCTCCACCATCCAGGCCCTCGCGCTCTACATCGCCGACCAGATGAAGCAGCGCCTCGCCAATTTGTTTGATTGAGAACGATGATGTTCAGACTCAGCCACGCACTCGCTGCACCTCTCCCGCGTGCGGGAGAGGTCGGCGCGGAGCGCCGGGTGAGGGTTCTCTCCTCTGGGGGAGTCCCTCCGTGGAGACACCCTCTCCCCAACCCTCCCCCGCAGGCGGGGGAGGGAGCAGACCTTCATCGCCGCACGCGAGCACGCCATGTCTGATCAACTCACCCTCACGCCGCGGCAGCGCGATGACCTCCGCACCATCGCCGCGATGATCATTCCTCCAAGCGAGGAATATCGCATTCCGGGCGCCGACGACGACATCATCCAGGCCGACATCCTGGCAACGCTCGGCCGCGATAAAAAACAGGTCGTGGCGGCGCTGGATCATTTGGCGCGGCTGGCCGGCATGCCCTTGGCCGATCTCGAGCCCGCCGCGCGTGACGGCGTTGCCCAGCAGTTCCGCACTTCCGGCGGCGTTGCCGCCGCAACCCTCGTCCGTGTCGTGCTGCAATGCTACTACCGCGACGACCGCGTGCTGGGCTCGCTCGGGATCGAGCTACGCGCGCCATTCCCCAAGGGCCATGTGCTTCCGAACGGAGACTGGTCGCTGCTCGATCCGGTCAAGGCAAGAGGCGGCGCGCTGAGGCGGACGCCCTAGCCATTTGGGCAGTCCGGCCCTGCGCTCCGGGCGGGCCACTTGCGTCGGCGGGAACAGGCCACCATCTGTGTGAGCTCAAGGACTCTTGCCATGTTGGACTTCACCTCAGATATCGCCGATGACGCCCCGTCATCGCGAACGGCGGCGGCTGCCCCGGTCGGTGACCGGGCGCTGCTGGACGCCTATTCCAATGCCGTCATCGACGTCACCGACCGGGTCGGGCCCGCGGTCGTGCGGGTCGAGACCGGGCCGAAAGTGCCCGATAGACGCGAGCGCGGCGGGCTCGGCTCCGGCATCGTGATCTCGCCGGACGGGCTCGTGCTCACCAACAGCCATGTCGTCGACACGTCCAAGGAGATCCGGCTGCGCGATGTCGAGGGTCATGTCGGCGACGCCCAGGTGCTCGGCGTCGATCCCGACACCGATCTGGCGCTGCTGCGCGCCAATGGCGTGCGGCACTTGCCCTATGCCGCGCTCGGCAACTCCAAGACGTTGCGGCGCGGCCAGCTCGTGATCGCGATCGGCAATCCGCTCGGCTTCGAATCCACCGTGACGGCAGGCGTCGTCTCGGCACTCGGCCGCTCGATCCGCTCGGTGAGCGGGCGCACCATCGAGGACGTGATCCAGACCGACGCCGCGCTCAACCCCGGCAATTCTGGCGGGCCGCTGGTGTCGTCGAACGCCGAGGTGATCGGCATCAACACGGCGATCATCAACGGCGCGCAAGGCATCTGCTTTGCGGTCGCCAGCAACACCGCGCAATTCGTGCTGTCGGAGATCATCCGCCACGGCTATGTCCGCCGCGCCTATATCGGCGTTGCCGGACAGACCGCGCCGGTCCCACGGCGGCACGCGGTGCTCGCCGGCGTCGAGAACAAGATGGGCGCGCTCCTGATGCAGATCGAGCCGGACGGTCCGGCGGCAAAGGCGGGCCTGCTGCCCGGCGACGTCGTGATCAGGCTCGATGGCGTCGAGATCAACGGTGTCGACGACCTGATCCGCGTGCTCGACCGCGATCGGATCGGTCGCCGGCTCGCCATGGACGTGCTGCGCCTCGGCCGCCTGCGGGCGATCGATATCGACCCGATCGAACGCAAGCCGGCGCGCTAGGGCGTGGTAGGCGGCGACTTCCGCCTAGCCATCTCCGCTGCTGTCATGCCCCGGCTTGACCGGGGCATCCAGGGCGAATTCGCCCGGTCAAGCCGGGCGATGACACCGGGTCTGTGGCGAGTGCGTTTCCACAATGACGCGGAGAGAGAGGCTGGCGCCTAACCTCTACTCCGCCGCGGCGGCAAAGCGGCTGTTCTCAAGCTCCGCTTCCAGCCGCGCCGTCTCGGCCGCTGCCAGCTTGATGTTGGCCTCCTTGACGTGGCCGAAGCCGCGGATGGTCTCCGGCACGCGTGCGAGCCTTGCCAGCAGCGGGATCTGCTCCGCCTTCAGCCCTGTGATCCGCTGGTCGATCATCGCCAGATAATCCGCGATCAGCTTGCGCTCGGTGCGGCGCTCCTCGGTGCGGCCGAACGGATCGAATGCGGTGCCGCGCAGGAACTTGAGCCTGGCGAGCAGGCGGAAGCCGTGGATCATCCAGCTGCCGAACTCCTGCTTCTGCAGATGTCCGGTCGTCTTGTCGCGCTTGGCTAAGATCGGCGGCGCCAGGTGGTACTTCAGCGTGAAGTCGCCGTCGAACTTCTCCGACACTTTCTTGGCAAAGCTGCCGTCGGTGTAGAGCCGGGCGACCTCATATTCGTCCTTGTAGGACATCAGCTTGAACAGGTTCTTTGCGACCGCTTCGGTGAGCTCGGTTGACCCGGGCGAAGCCGCGCTTTCCGCCTTGCGCACCTTGGCGACGGCTGCAAGGTAGCGGTCGGCATAGGCCTTGTCCTGATAGAAGGTCAAAAACTCCGCGCGCGTCGCGATGATGTCGTCGAGCGACTTGGTTGGCGCGGATGCTCTAGCCTTGAACTGCAGCACGCTGCGCACGCGCGACATATCGTGGGCGGCAAGGCGGCCCCAGGTGAAGGCGAGCTTGTTCATCTCGATCGCAGCGCCGTTGATCTCGATGGCACGGAGCAAGGCTTCCAGCGAGAGCGGGATGCCGCCCTTCTGGAAGGCGAAGCCGAGCATGAAGGGATTGGTCGCGATGCTGTCGCCCATCAGCGCCGCGGCAATGCCGGTGGCGTCGATGATGTCGAGGTTGTTGTCGCCGATGGCGTCGCGCAGCACGGTCTGCATCGCTCCCATCTCGAAATCGAGATCTGGGTTTTGCACGAAGCTCGCGGTCGGCTGCAAATCCGCGTTGATATAGGCTTTCGTCACGCCACGCTCGGCGCGGCTCAGCGCCGTTGGGCCGGCTGAGACGATCATGTCGCAGCCGAGGATGACGTCGGCGCCACCGGTGGTGATTCGGACGGCGGAGATATCCTCCGGCTTCGGTGCGATGCGCACATGGCTCATCACTGCGCCGTTCTTCTGCGACAAGCCGGTGAAGTCCAGCGCCGAGCAGCCGCGGCCGTCGACATGAGCGGCCATGCCAAGCAGCGCGCCGATGGTGATGACGCCGGTGCCGCCGATGCCGGTGACGAGAATGTTGTAGGGGCCCTCGAGCTCATGCGCGGGCGGCAGCGGCAAATCGGCGAACAGCTGGCCGGAATCCACCGCCGAGGTCTTCATGCCCTTGAGCGTGCCGCCGTGCACGGTCACAAAACTCGGGCAAAAGCCCTCGACGCAGGAAAAGTCCTTGTTGCAGTTCGACTGGTCGATCTGGCGCTTGCGGCCGAACTCGGTTTCCAGCGGCTGCACCGAGACGCAGTTGGAGGCCTGCGAGCAGTCGCCGCAGCCTTCGCAGACCAGCTCATTGATAAAGGCGCGCTTGGCGGGATCGGGATAGAGCCCGCGCTTGCGGCGGCGGCGCTTTTCCGCAGCGCAGGTCTGGTCGTAGATGATGACGGTGAGGCCCTTGATGTCGCGCAGCTCGCGCTGCACGGCGTCGAGCTCGCGGCGGTGATGGACGGTCGCGCCTTGCGGGAAGTAATTGCCTTGCGGGTACTTGGCGGGATCGTCCGAGACGATCGCGAGCCGCTTGACGCCCTCCGCCCAGACCTGATGCGCGATCTGGGCGACGTTGAAGGCACCTTCGGCCGGCTGGCCGCCGGTCATGGCGACGGCGTCGTTATAGAGGATCTTGTAGGTGATGTTGATGCCGGCGGCCGAGGCCGCGCGGAGGGCGAGCAGCCCGGAATGGGTATAGGTGCCGTCGCCGAGATTCTGGAAGATGTGCGTCTCGTTCGTGAAGGGCGACTGGCCGATCCAGTTCACGCCCTCCGCACCCATATGCGAGATCAGATCGGTGCGGCGGGTCGGCATGCTCAGGGCCATGCCGTGGCAGCCGATGCCGGCCATGGCGCGGCTGCCCTCGGGCACGCGCGTCGAGGTGTTGTGCGGGCAGCCCGAGCAGAAGAACGGCGTGCGCGCGAGCTTGATCGGCGTGCTGGTGGTCACGGGATTGTCGAAGGCCTCGAGCCGGGCAAGGCGCTGCTCCAGCACCGGGCTGTGATGGCCGAGCTTGCGCAAGCGCGCTACCAGCGCGCCCGCGACGATGGTCGGCGTCAGCTCGCCCTCGCTCGGCAATAGCGGCGCGCCGCGCTCATCGCGCTTGCCGGTGACGGTCGGGCGCCTGGAGGCATCGACATTGTAGAGAATCCGCATCAGCTGGTCTTCGATGAAGCCGCGCTTCTCCTCGACCACGAGAATATCCTGCAAGCCTTCGGCGAAGCGCCTGGCGCCGCTTTCCTCCAGCGGCCAGGTCAGCGCGACCTTGTAGATGCGCAAGCCCAGCTCCTGCGCGTCCTTGTCGGTGATGCCGAGGTCGGCCAGCGCCTGGCGCAGATCGAGATAGGCCTTACCGGTGGCGACGATGCCGAGCCGCGCCGGCTTGGAATCGAGCACGATGCGGTCGAGCTGGTTGGCGCGGGCGAAGGCCTGCACCGCCGCCATCTTCGGCCCGAACAGCCGCTTCTCCGCCTCCAGCGGCGGATCGGGCCAGCGGATGTTGAGGCCGCCGGGCGGCATCTCGAAATCGTCGGGCAGCTTGATCTGGATACGCTCAGGATCGCTATCAATTGACGCCGAGCTCTCGACGGTTTCGCTGATCGCCTTGAAGCCGACCCAGCAGCCGGAGAAGCGCGACAGCGCGAAACCGTAGAGGCCGAGATCGAGATAGTCCTGGAGCGTCGCCGGGTTGATCACCGGGATCAGCGCCGCCGCGAACACCTGCTCGCTCTGATGCGCCAGCGTCGAGGACTGGCAGCCATGGTCGTCGCCGGCGAGCGCCAGCACGCCGCCATTGTGCGAGGTGCCGGCGGCATTGGCATGCTTGAGCGCATCGACCGAGCGGTCCACGCCCGGGCCCTTGCCGTACCAGATGCCGAACACGCCATCGACCTTGGCGCCGGGAAACAGGCCGACCTGCTGGCTGCCCCAGACGGCGGTTGCGGCGAGGTCCTCGTTCAGGCCGGGCACGAAAGCGATGTCGTGCTGCTGCAGGTGCGATTTCGCGCGCCACAGCGCGTGGTCGTACATGCCGAGCGGGGAACCGCGATAGCCCGAGATGAAGCCGCCGGTGTTGAGGCCCTGAAGCCGGTCGCGTTCGCGCTGCAACATGGGCAGGCGGACCAGGGCCTGCGTGCCGGACAGGAAGATCCGCTTCGATTCGAGCCGGTATTTGTCGTCCAGCTCGACCTGCAACAGCGTCATTTCGGAAGTCCTCGTCTTTCGTTCGGCGGGAGGTTTGCACTGCGGGAGGGATCGCGGCTGCGCGACGCGAATTGTGACAGTCAAAGAGATGGGCCCGCGAAGTCAATACCGCTGGCCGCATCCGTGGCGCTCCTGCTAGTCATGGCTTGCTGTGGAGAAGATCATGATTGCAAACGCATTCGACACCGAGATCACGGAGACGGCCGAGGCCCTGATCGGGCCGTGGCGTCAGCCACGCCAGATGCTGCAGGCGCAGACCTACGACGCGCACGCCTCCATCCATGACGATGCCACCGCGCAGAAGCTCGGCTTCAAGGGCGGCACCATCGAGGGCCCGACGCATTTCAGCCAGTTCGCCCCGCTCGGCGAGCGGCTGTGGGGGCACGCCTGGTTCGAGACAGGCTGCCTTTCCGCGCATTACCGCAGCGTCTGCTACGAGGGCGAAGAGGTGCAGGCGATCCTGGCGAAGCCATTGCCCGGCACGCGCCAGTGCCAGATCCAGATGGTCAAGCGCGACGGCACCGAGGTGCTGCGCGGTACGGCCTCGATCGGCGATTCGCCGGTTGCGACGGCGCTCGAGGCACGCCTCGGCGAGCTCAAGCCGCTCACCGATCCCGTGATCTTGCGCGATGTAAAGGTGGCGCAGACCGGCAAGCGCCAATCGGTGCGCATGGCGTTCGACCAGAACATGGGCAACCTCTATCCGTTCTCGCTTCTGCAGAAGCTCGCCGTCATCACCGAGAGCTCGCCCTACTACGCGACCGCCGACAATCCATGGGGCAAGCCCATCATCCCGATGGAGATGCTGAGTGTGCTGTTTCAGTACCGCTCCAAGGACGATCCGCTGCCGGCCAAGGGCCCGGCCGTCGGCCTGTTCGCCGACCAGGAGATCCGCCTGCTGAAGGGTCCGCTCTTCGAGGGC from Bradyrhizobium sp. CB1015 harbors:
- a CDS encoding indolepyruvate ferredoxin oxidoreductase family protein; translation: MTLLQVELDDKYRLESKRIFLSGTQALVRLPMLQRERDRLQGLNTGGFISGYRGSPLGMYDHALWRAKSHLQQHDIAFVPGLNEDLAATAVWGSQQVGLFPGAKVDGVFGIWYGKGPGVDRSVDALKHANAAGTSHNGGVLALAGDDHGCQSSTLAHQSEQVFAAALIPVINPATLQDYLDLGLYGFALSRFSGCWVGFKAISETVESSASIDSDPERIQIKLPDDFEMPPGGLNIRWPDPPLEAEKRLFGPKMAAVQAFARANQLDRIVLDSKPARLGIVATGKAYLDLRQALADLGITDKDAQELGLRIYKVALTWPLEESGARRFAEGLQDILVVEEKRGFIEDQLMRILYNVDASRRPTVTGKRDERGAPLLPSEGELTPTIVAGALVARLRKLGHHSPVLEQRLARLEAFDNPVTTSTPIKLARTPFFCSGCPHNTSTRVPEGSRAMAGIGCHGMALSMPTRRTDLISHMGAEGVNWIGQSPFTNETHIFQNLGDGTYTHSGLLALRAASAAGINITYKILYNDAVAMTGGQPAEGAFNVAQIAHQVWAEGVKRLAIVSDDPAKYPQGNYFPQGATVHHRRELDAVQRELRDIKGLTVIIYDQTCAAEKRRRRKRGLYPDPAKRAFINELVCEGCGDCSQASNCVSVQPLETEFGRKRQIDQSNCNKDFSCVEGFCPSFVTVHGGTLKGMKTSAVDSGQLFADLPLPPAHELEGPYNILVTGIGGTGVITIGALLGMAAHVDGRGCSALDFTGLSQKNGAVMSHVRIAPKPEDISAVRITTGGADVILGCDMIVSAGPTALSRAERGVTKAYINADLQPTASFVQNPDLDFEMGAMQTVLRDAIGDNNLDIIDATGIAAALMGDSIATNPFMLGFAFQKGGIPLSLEALLRAIEINGAAIEMNKLAFTWGRLAAHDMSRVRSVLQFKARASAPTKSLDDIIATRAEFLTFYQDKAYADRYLAAVAKVRKAESAASPGSTELTEAVAKNLFKLMSYKDEYEVARLYTDGSFAKKVSEKFDGDFTLKYHLAPPILAKRDKTTGHLQKQEFGSWMIHGFRLLARLKFLRGTAFDPFGRTEERRTERKLIADYLAMIDQRITGLKAEQIPLLARLARVPETIRGFGHVKEANIKLAAAETARLEAELENSRFAAAAE